One window of the Salvia splendens isolate huo1 chromosome 1, SspV2, whole genome shotgun sequence genome contains the following:
- the LOC121761113 gene encoding uncharacterized protein LOC121761113, translated as MQGGTSGHISLGFVFLVIGIWHLFNSIKHHSLHPKTFISLPWFPAPRLKYLEPITIILVTTVFIISELFVAGTGSPTAAKNLRHLEHSLIALSFSIYASFAILLDRLAPPRAPHRGLLHLLQAAAFAQQLLILHLHSTDHAGVEGQYHWLMQLVTSATLLATLLLAANPRSFIASFARGFSVVFQGVWLVVMGFMLWTPEWMPEGCFLKGEVVMCRGDRALRRAKALVNLLFGLYLIVLTVFVMVFYLVLIKMYPQEKAEYRSLTVKFDEEEEGD; from the coding sequence ATGCAAGGAGGCACATCAGGCCATATATCACTAGGGTTTGTATTCTTGGTGATAGGAATATGGCACCTCTTCAACTCCATCAAGCACCATTCTCTCCACCCCAAAACCTTCATCTCCCTCCCATGGTTCCCTGCCCCAAGACTAAAATACCTAGAGCCCATCACCATCATCTTGGTCACAACCGTCTTTATAATCTCCGAGCTCTTCGTTGCCGGCACTGGCAGCCCCACCGCCGCCAAGAACCTCCGCCACCTCGAGCACTCACTCATCGccctctccttctccatctACGCCTCCTTCGCGATCCTCCTCGACCGCCTCGCCCCTCCCCGGGCTCCCCACCGCGgcctcctccacctcctccaGGCCGCCGCATTCGCGCAGCAGCTCCTCATCCTCCACCTCCACTCCACCGACCATGCCGGCGTCGAGGGGCAGTACCACTGGCTGATGCAGCTCGTCACGTCGGCGACGCTGCTCGCCACTTTGCTCCTTGCGGCCAACCCTAGGAGCTTCATCGCCTCGTTCGCGAGAGGCTTCTCGGTGGTTTTTCAAGGAGTTTGGCTTGTTGTGATGGGGTTCATGCTGTGGACGCCGGAGTGGATGCCTGAGGGTTGCTTCTTGAAGGGGGAGGTGGTCATGTGCCGTGGTGACCGGGCCCTGAGACGGGCTAAGGCTTTGGTGAATCTACTGTTTGGATTGTATCTGATTGTTTTGACTGTGTTTGTGATGGTGTTTTACTTGGTTTTGATCAAGATGTATCCTCAAGAGAAAGCAGAGTATAGATCGTTGACGGTCAAGtttgatgaggaagaagagggagattAA